From Desmospora profundinema, a single genomic window includes:
- a CDS encoding MFS transporter produces the protein MSEEKAEDQPIEKITSVLKVWLPSFLVFFSYSLTVFSLNWFITQSPAGGGGVLGVIVGVSNLIATVVVVMLSGLIDRINRNRFLLFVQILMFVEVICLLIPYTGLVKDFIMILVVAFIFIGLQSTFSLYSAALETTIADLAPRGWPSNRTALMIQLQPQVGRFVAPILGGGVLAMGLIWLTSIVAGVAILLTTGLLLLWAQIVSSSQPVPESKSKLTFRTMWADARIAARWIVTRPVLIFMLVIGFVTNLVIPPFYSLLPAFITEMHLENEATFYGQFSGAFGAGMLITSMIFMSLAKATKRPGVVAAGLVLMISIVLGLITVIHNTVFLITSSFVLGVLFILLVMFGGGAWLDLTPSKIRVRVFSLKRLIAFVSIPLGSVLMGLGGAAIGYMTFLLILLVVVVVGVGVAVLLCRGWNHEVSRVEENLQADTAS, from the coding sequence ATGAGTGAGGAGAAAGCAGAAGATCAACCGATAGAGAAGATAACATCCGTATTAAAAGTTTGGCTTCCCAGCTTTCTAGTTTTCTTCTCCTACAGCCTAACGGTGTTTTCGTTAAATTGGTTTATCACACAGTCTCCAGCAGGGGGCGGTGGGGTTCTTGGTGTAATTGTGGGGGTAAGTAATCTCATCGCTACTGTAGTGGTAGTGATGCTTTCCGGTTTAATTGATCGTATAAATAGAAACAGGTTTTTGCTTTTTGTACAAATTCTGATGTTTGTAGAGGTCATTTGCTTGTTAATCCCTTATACGGGCTTGGTCAAAGACTTCATCATGATTTTGGTTGTGGCGTTTATCTTCATTGGGTTGCAGAGCACTTTTTCACTCTACAGCGCTGCATTGGAAACCACAATTGCAGATCTCGCACCCAGGGGGTGGCCATCAAACCGAACGGCATTAATGATCCAGCTTCAACCACAAGTGGGTCGATTTGTAGCCCCTATATTGGGTGGTGGAGTGTTAGCCATGGGCTTGATCTGGCTGACATCGATCGTGGCGGGAGTCGCTATCCTGTTGACGACGGGGCTATTGCTCTTATGGGCTCAGATTGTTAGTTCCAGTCAACCAGTACCGGAAAGCAAAAGCAAGCTGACTTTTCGCACCATGTGGGCTGATGCACGAATTGCAGCCCGTTGGATTGTCACTCGACCGGTACTTATTTTCATGCTGGTGATCGGTTTTGTGACGAATTTGGTGATTCCTCCGTTTTATTCTTTGTTACCGGCGTTCATCACCGAAATGCATCTTGAAAACGAAGCTACTTTTTATGGGCAATTCTCGGGAGCATTCGGTGCGGGAATGCTGATTACTTCGATGATTTTCATGAGTCTTGCGAAAGCAACCAAACGTCCTGGGGTTGTTGCGGCTGGGCTCGTTCTCATGATCAGTATCGTACTCGGTTTGATTACTGTGATTCACAATACTGTTTTTTTGATTACTTCTAGTTTTGTGTTGGGTGTTTTGTTTATTTTGTTGGTTATGTTCGGTGGTGGCGCTTGGCTTGATCTTACTCCATCCAAAATCCGTGTGAGGGTTTTCAGTTTAAAGCGCTTGATCGCATTTGTCAGTATTCCGCTGGGCAGTGTGTTGATGGGGTTAGGAGGTGCAGCGATTGGTTACATGACTTTTCTGCTTATTCTATTGGTAGTGGTGGTGGTAGGAGTAGGAGTTGCAGTCCTACTGTGTAGGGGGTGGAACCACGAGGTGAGTCGTGTTGAAGAAAATTTGCAAGCGGACACCGCGTCCTAA
- a CDS encoding 4'-phosphopantetheinyl transferase family protein produces MVNRIYPIRFVPPSNHNDHPLLALAPIHSFENGRIEQWFTHREWNQFRIKNILALQRMVARIVTKQALLDMKKGWRPKDLEIMNEPSGIPYVLERDETRFQGISLSHTDRVAVGAVHRLGRVGTDIEEVKVRHPVFHQWVLQQIPLKIAKDFTDLVCDERLQVTMWWTVKEAIAKYCGTGFKDLRSSPVTKWIPTYIAPFDPGKSWFGSDVREAYGFFKISGDRMLYTWLIVGSKRCACMVWDNSFIGGTNESFGR; encoded by the coding sequence GTGGTTAATCGGATATATCCTATTCGATTTGTCCCTCCTAGTAATCATAACGACCATCCGCTTTTAGCACTAGCTCCCATCCATTCCTTTGAAAATGGCAGGATTGAACAGTGGTTTACACACCGAGAATGGAATCAGTTTAGAATTAAAAATATTCTTGCCTTGCAACGGATGGTTGCTCGTATCGTAACAAAACAGGCACTGTTGGACATGAAGAAAGGGTGGAGGCCTAAAGATTTGGAAATCATGAATGAACCAAGCGGGATTCCTTATGTTTTGGAAAGAGATGAGACTCGCTTTCAGGGAATTTCACTTTCACATACTGACCGAGTAGCTGTAGGAGCGGTTCATCGATTGGGAAGAGTGGGAACGGATATTGAGGAAGTGAAGGTACGGCATCCTGTATTCCATCAGTGGGTGTTGCAACAGATTCCTCTCAAAATAGCAAAAGATTTTACTGATTTGGTGTGTGATGAAAGGCTGCAAGTGACGATGTGGTGGACAGTAAAAGAAGCTATCGCCAAGTATTGTGGGACGGGCTTCAAAGATCTACGTTCCTCACCCGTGACAAAGTGGATACCGACCTATATCGCCCCGTTTGATCCAGGTAAAAGCTGGTTTGGCAGTGATGTGAGGGAGGCTTATGGTTTTTTTAAGATAAGCGGAGATCGGATGCTATACACTTGGTTGATCGTTGGATCAAAACGATGTGCTTGTATGGTTTGGGATAATTCCTTCATTGGAGGTACAAATGAATCATTTGGTCGGTAG
- a CDS encoding glutathionylspermidine synthase family protein — protein MNHLVGRFFGKIDQTHDRGYAIFNEVGGMLRREQWLQVENTDVLLRPLFHTAEDLKRLEEDIVHLFQLMFHIPDRLFEGDVSKMCDLLGLNSLQKKVVESTWVHQEVLIGRADLYKDKSGSFKLLEFNVHSSTGGLENAEFNRVLLHHPFFRDFVNEESLSFIDSVDGVAEALWDASIKRGLGNRPKVAIVDWPSTYPAMVKKMDRFAGLLRKRGFDAFSCHLGELDYRDGVLYADSTPVDILYRTFVIDEITETPSLLKPVLEAVRDDRVLLVMSFVAELVGNKGVLAFLSDPRYQKSFNDDERRLIDRFVPWTRFVQPGMTDWNGEQMDITEILLEQQSEMVLKPVCGFGGMGVQLGWCLSPDEWKELVERILNGKTLYVMQKRVHPELEPMLFLTSQGIQEHKVMINWGVFTANGRYNGSFARGTISEGDAVVNVSRGAATGCVFHQN, from the coding sequence ATGAATCATTTGGTCGGTAGATTTTTTGGAAAGATTGATCAAACACATGACAGGGGCTATGCTATTTTTAACGAAGTTGGTGGCATGCTTCGTAGGGAACAATGGCTCCAAGTTGAGAACACCGATGTTCTTCTTCGTCCGTTGTTTCATACAGCTGAAGATCTGAAGAGACTAGAAGAGGATATCGTTCATTTGTTTCAATTAATGTTTCATATACCTGATCGTTTGTTTGAAGGAGACGTCTCTAAAATGTGCGATCTACTGGGGCTGAATTCTCTACAAAAAAAAGTGGTTGAATCCACTTGGGTGCACCAGGAGGTTTTAATCGGTCGGGCAGATCTTTATAAGGATAAAAGTGGTTCATTTAAGCTACTGGAGTTTAATGTCCACAGTAGTACTGGTGGTTTGGAGAACGCCGAGTTTAACCGAGTTCTTTTGCACCATCCCTTTTTCCGGGATTTTGTAAATGAAGAATCACTCTCTTTTATTGACTCTGTGGATGGAGTGGCGGAAGCGCTTTGGGATGCATCCATTAAGAGGGGGCTCGGGAATCGGCCTAAAGTTGCCATAGTTGATTGGCCTTCGACGTATCCAGCAATGGTAAAGAAGATGGACCGTTTTGCAGGCTTGTTGAGGAAGAGAGGGTTTGACGCATTTTCCTGCCATTTGGGTGAGCTGGACTACCGTGATGGTGTTTTATATGCGGATTCAACTCCGGTAGATATTTTATATCGAACATTTGTAATAGATGAGATTACGGAAACCCCTTCTCTCCTTAAGCCGGTTTTGGAAGCTGTTCGTGATGACCGAGTACTATTAGTGATGAGCTTTGTAGCTGAATTGGTGGGGAATAAAGGGGTACTGGCCTTTCTTTCGGATCCGCGATACCAAAAAAGCTTTAATGATGATGAGAGACGTTTGATTGATCGATTTGTGCCATGGACACGTTTTGTTCAGCCGGGGATGACAGATTGGAACGGGGAGCAGATGGATATAACAGAAATTCTTTTGGAGCAGCAGTCTGAGATGGTTTTGAAACCAGTTTGCGGCTTTGGTGGGATGGGTGTTCAGTTGGGATGGTGTTTGTCTCCAGATGAATGGAAAGAATTAGTTGAACGTATTTTAAATGGGAAAACACTATATGTGATGCAAAAGCGAGTTCATCCAGAATTAGAACCCATGTTGTTTCTAACCTCACAGGGAATTCAGGAACATAAGGTTATGATAAATTGGGGAGTTTTCACAGCAAACGGCCGTTATAATGGCTCCTTTGCGAGAGGTACCATTTCTGAGGGAGATGCTGTTGTTAATGTTTCACGTGGTGCTGCTACCGGTTGTGTATTCCATCAAAATTAA
- a CDS encoding SDR family NAD(P)-dependent oxidoreductase, with protein sequence MSQVTKERVIIVTGGNSGIGKAIARSFAEKDSVVVLGRNEERIRQTEEELGSKVTGLKVDVSKREEVAEAMNAIVSKYGQIDILINNAGFINGTETTMELTEAERSWDEMVNTVLKGSFLMSVAVAPHMVRPGGRIINISSIAAFTGGRGPGVAGYSASKAGLHGLTYGLARELSPEGITVNAIAPGFIADTGFTGHWPEKVIQSIVQQTPVHRPGHVDDIAAAVQYLSSPEASFVTGEILNVNGGWMFGRG encoded by the coding sequence ATGTCTCAAGTGACAAAGGAACGTGTAATCATTGTGACCGGGGGGAATAGCGGGATCGGAAAAGCGATTGCCCGTTCGTTTGCAGAAAAGGATTCGGTAGTAGTTCTCGGTAGGAATGAAGAACGGATTCGTCAGACTGAAGAAGAACTAGGGTCAAAGGTTACCGGGTTGAAAGTGGACGTTTCCAAAAGAGAAGAAGTGGCTGAAGCTATGAATGCTATCGTCTCGAAATATGGTCAAATTGATATCCTGATTAACAATGCGGGGTTCATCAATGGCACGGAAACCACCATGGAGCTCACCGAGGCGGAACGGTCTTGGGATGAAATGGTCAACACGGTATTAAAGGGAAGTTTCCTGATGTCGGTAGCTGTGGCGCCCCATATGGTTCGGCCTGGAGGGCGGATCATCAACATCAGTTCCATTGCTGCTTTCACGGGAGGGAGGGGACCAGGCGTTGCGGGCTACTCCGCTTCTAAAGCAGGGTTGCACGGACTAACTTATGGATTGGCCCGTGAGTTGAGCCCTGAGGGGATTACGGTAAATGCGATAGCACCTGGATTCATTGCAGATACCGGCTTTACAGGGCACTGGCCTGAGAAAGTGATTCAAAGCATTGTACAACAAACTCCGGTTCATCGTCCTGGGCATGTGGATGATATCGCCGCTGCAGTGCAATATTTGTCATCCCCTGAAGCGTCGTTCGTGACCGGTGAAATTCTCAATGTGAACGGTGGATGGATGTTCGGGCGTGGTTAA